ccgTAGCCTTAAGGATGAGAACATTATGCCCTGTGTATTTGCTCCACTAATGTCTCACCTTCTTTGTCATCCTCTCTATACCTTGCACTATTGTGTAGACcagttgcaggaactggaacgaATATTCATGGAGGATCATTACCCCGACAATGAGAAGAGACGGGAAATAGCAGAAATTATTGGGGTGACTCCACAGAGAATAATGGTAAGTTTAATGCTTGATTATTCTGTACACTGTTGGGGTATATGGAGCGCATTGGATAAAGGTGTCTATTCTGAAATGTTATGGAGCTGTGTCTGGGTGACATCAGGTGATGCATATTTCTGGTCTTATCCTTCTATTAATGTTAGTTGGACATCTTCAGCAGGGATACATTGCATCGCATACAACAGATGAAGCTACTTTGTAAaaagtctttattaaaaattcCCTACCGCTTTGTGTCTCGCAGCTTCTATTCTAAACTATGTGTCTCCTTAGTTAAAGACTACAAGTCACCTCTTTACTTTGACTATAATCTTTGCATTGCGTTCAGGTCTGGTTTCAGAACCGGCGAGCCAAATGGCGCAAAACAGAAAAATCCTCCAGTAAGGGGGGCAAGAAGCCGGACCTCAACTCTGTGGGCATGTCTCATCCCGAGAGCGTCGTAATTTCTTCTTCTGCACTTTCCCGACCAGAAACTGTCTCGTTTGCAGTGGCTCCAGGTCATCACTCCTATGGTCCGATATCAGGAATTAGGAATGGGTGAGGGAAGCAGATGGTGTctgaaatgctctgtgctgctgtacaaAGTTCCTTCATCCTATATTTTTATCTATAGTTTTCTCACCTTCTAATATTACAATCCCCGCCACATACAGCTGTGATCCCATTAACATCTAACATCCCTAATGGAAGATTATCCTGTGCTGTGATATGGCCACCATTTATGGGGGTCCTATGCATTTAAAGTGATACTTCCCTCTCTCCAGTTTTCCTGTGTGCTGTTGTGGGCACCATCAGCAGATAGCCCCCCCACCATCCATCATCATATTGCGTTCATGAAAAACTCCATTCTCTTTCCACTTGTTCTCATTCCCTGCTTATACCATGACCTtatcctcagtgacatcatcataataGTCATGGCCTCCCCTCAGCTAGTGTAATCTCTTACTGTCTCTCTTATAggttgtctctgctgcccggcacACTTCTTCAGAGGTCTCACGCAGCTGATCTCTCTTCTCAGCATGGCTCTTCTTGCACTTCAGGTGGGTGCACAGCGGCACAAACTGCAGGAACCTATATCCCATATCCATCAAGCATGGCGGACAGGTGGAGTTGCATATACCTATGGTGGCCACATCTGGGGCCTCTCATTCTCTTACTCCAAGTGTCCAGCATAGAACATCTCTGTGATCCCTTCTGCCAGACATGTCTTCTCTATTGTTCATCCAGATGTCACCACATGAGAACGCCTGCAGGTTGGCAGCTCACATGTGTCTTGCTAGAGGGCCGTTTTGTATTATAGAGGCGCTGGTTAGGCTAGCAGGTGTGTTTGGCCTTTGTAGGCATGTGGTTggcacaatattaaaggggtaggtcagcaaaaaaatatttcaaatcaactggtgtccgaaagtgccagagattaggcatggtccgaacccgccgaggtccgggttcggctgaacctgaacgctcggcatcggtttcccactgtctgcccgctccgtgcagcggggagatacagcgggaggaccgcctggaaaactgggatacagcctatggctatagctgtatcccagttttccaggcgttcctcccgctggatccgcccgctgcacggagcgggcagacagcagtaatcattgcagatggttcgggtttgtacgaaccccatccgaaccaggttcggaccatccctaccagagatttgtaatttacttctattaaaaaatctccagtcttccagtacttatcagctgttgtatgtcctgcaggaagtggtgtattctccccagtctgacactgtgctctctgctgccacctctgtccatgtcaggaactgtccagagcagcagcaaatccccatagaaaacctctcctgctgtccgtactggaaagaatacactacttcctgtagatcatacagcagctgataagttctggatcttttgacattttttaatttatataaattgcaaatctatataactttctgacaccagttttgttttgtttttagctggagtacccctttaagtttccttttttttcttctatgcaTCACTGCATTACTATTTCACATACATGAGCTGCTATGTATATAgttatttttctacttttttttagtATCCAGCCTGGGGTCACCAGGGGTCTGCCTCCCGTCATCCCAGGAGTACCCACCCACATTCCACAGCCCACCACCAATAAGACGTGTGGGGCTGCCCATGTCTGTGACCTTTAACCCCAGCAGTCACATGGTTCCTCTGATGTTGGACACCCCAGAAAGCACTTGCACTCCACCCCTATCATCGGACGGCGACATGTTCACTTATAACATTCAGGAGTATGTAAATAACCATATTTGTCTGGTATTTTGTGCCTTTGTATTGGCGCAGTCAGGGGAGGGATATCTGTCTCCCAGTTATGAGTTGATgtagtactacttctcctgtctCCAGGTCCCCGGTATCAGAGACTGTGTCTGCATCCTTGAGGTATGGCCCACAGTACTATCACCAGACTAACCAACTAGGATCTTTCCAGATGCCCCAGTATGCCCAGTACCAGCGCCATCCGGTGCACAGCCTCACACCGACCTCTCCTGATGACACTGCTTTCTTTGCTGTGTCTACCAACAACGCTGGCATGCTGGCATATGGAAACCCAGGAACGTACCTGCAGGGGCGTCCGGCCGGTCATATCGTGCTTCAGCCAGGCACAGGTAAGAGACTGGTAATGCGTATTGTACATCTAATACAGGATTTACCCTGCGCGACCCTGAGGGTATACAACCCTGGCCCTGTGTATCCACCCCCGCATAgctgccataggctgcatccatgttttacaggcgcTCTTCGGGttgtatccatcttctccagggagTGGGCAGACATCGGGATTCAAAAGCTGATTGTTCGGCTTCATACGAACCCTAATGAAGGCCGTCTCTAGTCATAAGGGATGGAGCTTAGGAAGCTGAAGTGTATCCGGCCGTGTTCTGCATCTGCAAACTGCGGCCTTCATCCTGGTGCCTAAAGGGTTTGGTGGGGTATTTAGATATATGGtgtagcacagttatgctcagccaatcgcggctgagctgctgatgacgcggcagagggggctggcacgagggacggttggagcggttcggccggcctcccgaagattacatcattgtcacaagatggtggacgggggtcaacacggaTCAGAGTATAGAAggggaacacgggaaagggggccattcactaacataacatacattacaaagttgtataactttgtaatgtgtgttatttagtgaataattgtttagcgccgaactacccctttaatgaggctttaaaataaataatcttCCCTAAGTAATTTGATTAACATCCTGAATGATAAATCTGCAGAAAAGTTTTATTAGAGcatattaaattattattcaATGTAGAGGACACAGCTGGACCTACACACCTAGTTACAGATTCTACAATACTTCaccttattattatttattattgcccttTCACATCCTGAGCTTAGACACCTAGACCCTCCACAATGCATAGAATATAGGgaaccagcagagggcagcagtgAGATGTGAAATCGGGAAGCTTGGGGCCAAGTCAGCAAAATTGTGAATATTCTGGATACATGGTAGAAACTTAGTGGATCTAACCTAAGGTGAGCTAAGGCTTTAGCTGtccgagcatgatgggaattgtagttctgcaacaactagATCGCAGAGAGTTTGACAGCTGTGAGCTAGATGATAGAGTATTCCTGTGATAAAGTACCAGCAGGCAGTCAGTTGCTGTGCCCACTGCTCCTGTGAGATCTCCGATGATCAGGTGCCATAGTGCAAGgattgtgctgtatactgtgtgtatctcGCTGTGTGCTCCTCATCGACCTCTATTCTCAGCAGGTGGACTGGCCTTTCACCCTTCTCCATGGAATGATATGTATATACAAGGTGCGCCATATACTTGCTCCCGTCCCCAGACTGGAAACGTTCGCAACCTATCTGAGCAGCCCCAGTACTCCCAGTATAAGGCATGTGTGGTGCAGCATCCTCAGAGACTCACACCGACAAGCCCATCGGCCACGGAGACTGTGGAGGAGACTGAACATGAAACCCACGGTATCTGTGATTGCTCATATCTATCTACTAGTAAGACATAGTTCTATAATGATGAGAGTGCCCCCACAGAGAGACTCTATAATGATGAGAGTGCCCCCACAGAGAGACCCTATAATGATGAgagtaccctccccccccccccccccggagagaCCCTATAATGATGAGAGTGCCCCCACAGAGAGACTCTATAATGATGAGAGTGCCCCCACAGAGAGACTCTATAATGATGAGAGTTCCCCCACAGAGAGACTCTATAATGATGAGAGTGCCCCCCCAGAGACGCTATAATGATGAGAGTGCCCCCCAGAGAGACGCTATAATGATGAGAGTGCCCCCCAGAGAGACGCTATAATGATGAGAGTGCCCCCCAGAGAGACGCTATAATGATGAGAGTGCCCCCCGGAGAGACTCTATAATGATGAGAGTGCCCCCTGGAGAGAGACTATAATGATGAGAGTGCCCCCTGGAGAGAGTCTATAATGATGAGAGTACCCCCCCCCGGAGAGACCCTATAATGATGAGAGAACCCCCCCGGAGAGACCCTATAATGAtgagagtgcccccccccagagAGACGCTATAATGATGAGAGTGCCCCCCCAGAGAGACGCTATAATGATGAGAGTGCCCCCTGGAGAGACCCTATAATGATGAGAGTGCCCCCCCGGAGAGACCCTATAATGATGAGAGTGCCCCCCCAGAGAGACTCTATAATGATGAGAGTGCCCCCAATAGGAAAAAAAACCTAATAATGGTAACCAGAGTGCCCCCACAGACCGTCACCAGCCAGAGTTCCACCACAATCTGTGATGAGCCACTGTGTGATGTGATTCCTGTGACATGAGTGGTCACACTGCAGTGACATGTAGCATAGTCACATTGTGGCATTGCCAGCaggatttttcctcttttgttatTACTTCTGATTTTCTTGAAttcagccttagggtacgttcacatgtaccggatccgcagcagatttcatctaaataactgaacacagcatcaaatctgctaaatccactgcaatactcagtagtgtcatttcctatggctctacattcttgcagcggattttcattcatGAGCCcatgcccacgtaacccaccgctgccgggCTAAtctattacctgtccaggctcccatctgttgggagccagagaagcaagcAAGAacttggacaggtaatgtattagcccggcagACAGGTGCTAAGACTGGCTGTggtgggttaaaggagaagtccggtgataatttttatttgtatacacttattatgggaattgcttataaagtcctttttccctgcgtttactactgcatcaaggcttcatttcctggataacctggtgatgtcacttcctggataacatggtgatgtcacttcctggataacatggtgatgtcacaactcgactcccagagctgtgcgggctgtggctgctggagaggatgatggcataggatgctcagtgtccctccagtgccctgtgtccctcagtgtccccctgccatcatcctctccagcagccacagcccgcacagctctgggagtcgggtcgtgacatcaccatgttatccaggaagtgacatcaccatgttatccaggaagtgacatcatgttatgcaggaagtgaagccttgatgcagttagTAAgttcaggggaaaaaagcactttataagcatttgtcgtaataagtatatattcgtgatttgtataacttttgggggggcaatactatacttgaataaaaattttcgccggacttctcctttaagtgggcaTGGGCTACATGAATGAACATCTGTGGCgagaatgtagagccatagggAATGACACTACTGAGTATAGCAGCGGATTTGGGTACACATGAAGGCGCCTCTAGACTGAGCTGAAACAAGTCCAGCAGTGATGAGGCAAGTGCAGCGTATCATGAGGCCTCTATGTCCTGTACACTATTCAGTAGCCACCTCATCTCTGGGACCACTACAATGTAATCTCTATGGGCTTCTCCTCTGGGCAGGATAGGCTGTCGGCATATTTCGCAGTTATGTACATATTATATTTACTGTCCTACGTGTTTCTTTCTTCTAGATCCTGACCAAGACCCCACAGCCTCCATGTGACCCCTCTTCCAGATCTGAGCTCCCCCATAGTTTTCTTTGTGCACAGTGACAGATAGCAGtgtattgttttttgtttctttggtTTTGAGTGATGGTTCTCGGACTCTTTGTGTTCCTATAGCATCTCAATAAAGACACATTTTGTTGAAGTTTTGACACAAATCTGCTTCTATTACTTTTATTCTACAAGATCTCTAGTTGCTCAAAGAAGTTAGTAGACAATTACTGAGAACAGTATACAAGCCTTGTCCCCAAATTCTGGTAATGCCCCCACTATAACAGCTAgattgccccctatatagtgaGAGAGTGTCTCCCACCAGTATATGAATACTCCCCCCAGTCTGTGCCTTGACCAAATAGTACCCAATAGGAGACCCAGCtgtgtttcctgcaggacacatatacagtacacagctctCCTCACACTCATACAGACCACTCCGCCATTGTCATCACTAATCTgcctcatccacctcctgtaAACAGCGGTGACGTCACCGATCGGCGTCTTGTGCAGAGGGAAGGGACGCATGCGCAGCTGTGAGGAGAGCCTGCACACAGGCAGCGGGGTGAcctcgggcggcggcggcgggcgcTGAATACTCTGAGCTCCATCTGCTGCCGGGCTCTGTCACTGCgcccacatttttttttgttgttgacacCACGTGATCGGTGGGCGTGGCTTACACATTCCCGACAGGTGAGTGAGATGTCATTATTCTGGTGGGGTGAGCGGCTAATTGGGGGGGAAGTGCGCATGCGTCAGGTGGGATCTCTGACAGGTAGTGTTCAGGGACAGAATATAATAGCTCTATACGGCGATATCATACAATACTGAGAGTATATACTAGCCCACAGGTCATACTGTACAATACTATGAGTATATACTAGCCCACAggtcacactgtacaatactatgAGTATATACTAGCCTACAggtcacactgtacaatactgagAGTATATACTAGCCCACAggtcacactgtacaatactatgAGTATATACTAACCCACAGGTCATACTGTACAATACTGAGAGTATATACTAGCCTACAggtcacactgtacaatactgagAGTATATACTAGCCCACAggtcacactgtacaatactgagAGTATATACTAGCCTACAggtcacactgtacaatactgagAGTATATACTAGCCCACAggtcacactgtacaatactatgAGTATATACTAACCCACAGGTCATACTGTACAATACTGAGAGTATATACTAGCCCACAGGTCATACTGTACAATACTGAGAGTATATACTAGCCCACAGGTCATACTGTACAATACTGAGAGTATATACTAGCCCACAggtcacactgtacaatactgagAGTATATACTAGCCCACAggtcacactgtacaatactatgAGTATATACTAACCCACAGGTCATACTGTACAATACTGAGAGTATATACTAGCCCACAGGTCATACTGTACAATACTATGAGTATATACTAGCCTACAggtcacactgtacaatactgagAGTATATACTAGCCCACAggtcacactgtacaatactgagAGTATATACTAGCCTACAggtcacactgtacaatactgagAGTATATACTAGCCCACAggtcacactgtacaatactatgAGTATAT
The nucleotide sequence above comes from Dendropsophus ebraccatus isolate aDenEbr1 chromosome 8, aDenEbr1.pat, whole genome shotgun sequence. Encoded proteins:
- the LOC138798393 gene encoding homeobox protein NOBOX-like; this translates as MDEEEGGGGFQVQRQPCALESKEEPSLLCSEQEGEESSSDYSTVMGTRQRDELEGSDPREFTHNAPESGPADGGHCQLGLLTVSGPLADASMGGLYGRYSIEASQEPHFYTAGGQFQPVNLKMGGTYPTTAPIPRRSARCAASCKLPAFIYDTGPGGERPKSKYQGESVDDMTAPCRKKSRTLYNVDQLQELERIFMEDHYPDNEKRREIAEIIGVTPQRIMVWFQNRRAKWRKTEKSSSKGGKKPDLNSVGMSHPESVVISSSALSRPETVSFAVAPGHHSYGPISGIRNGLSLLPGTLLQRSHAADLSSQHGSSCTSVSSLGSPGVCLPSSQEYPPTFHSPPPIRRVGLPMSVTFNPSSHMVPLMLDTPESTCTPPLSSDGDMFTYNIQEYVTRSPVSETVSASLRYGPQYYHQTNQLGSFQMPQYAQYQRHPVHSLTPTSPDDTAFFAVSTNNAGMLAYGNPGTYLQGRPAGHIVLQPGTAGGLAFHPSPWNDMYIQGAPYTCSRPQTGNVRNLSEQPQYSQYKACVVQHPQRLTPTSPSATETVEETEHETHDPDQDPTASM